The following proteins come from a genomic window of Nicotiana tomentosiformis chromosome 12, ASM39032v3, whole genome shotgun sequence:
- the LOC104100228 gene encoding large ribosomal subunit protein eL32z-like, which translates to MAVPLLTKKIVKKRVKQFKRAQSDRRITVKPSWRRPKGIDSRVRRKFKGCVLMPNIGYGSDKKTRHYLPNGFKKFVVHNASELDVLMMHNRTYCAEIAHNVSTRKRKEIVERAAQLDVVVTNKLARLRSQEDE; encoded by the exons ATGGCGGTGCCACTGTTGACCAAGAAGATAGTGAAGAAGAGAGTTAAGCAGTTCAAGAGAGCTcaaagtgaccgcagaatcaCTGTCAAG CCAAGCTGGCGCCGACCAAAAGGTATTGATTCCAGAGTTAGAAGAAAGTTCAAGGGATGTGTCCTGATGCCCAACATTGGATATGGGTCTGACAAGAAGACCCGCCACTATCTTCCCAATGGCTTCAAGAAGTTTGTTGTGCACAACGCAAGTGAGCTTGATGTTCTAATGATGCACAACAG GACTTACTGTGCTGAGATTGCACATAACGTGTCGACAAGGAAGAGGAAAGAAATTGTTGAGCGAGCAGCCCAACTTGATGTCGTTGTGACTAACAAGCTTGCTAGGTTGCGCAGCCAGGAGGATGAATAA